The Raphanus sativus cultivar WK10039 chromosome 2, ASM80110v3, whole genome shotgun sequence genome includes a region encoding these proteins:
- the LOC108843033 gene encoding uncharacterized protein LOC108843033 yields the protein MKSGLIVTIALLLLLLLHTTILAKECTNTPSQLSSHTFRDELLRSNNESLKTEMFSHYHLTPTDDSAWSSLLPRKMLREEEDEYGWTLMYRKIKNSDSNASGSFLKDVSLHDVRLDPDTFHWRAQQTNLEYLLMLDVDGLTWSFRKAAGLVAPGDPYGGWERPDSELRGHFVGHYLSATAYMWASTHNDTLKEKMTALVSALSACQEKVGTGYLSAFPSSFFDRFEAIKPVWAPYYTIHKILAGLVDQYKLAGNSQALKMATWMADYFYVRVRNVIKLYSVERHWQSLNEETGGMNDVLYQIYSITGDSKYLLLAHLFDKPCFLGVLAIQADDISGFHSNTHIPIVVGSQLRYEITGDPLHKEISMFFMDIVNASHSYATGGTSVSEFWHDPKRMATALQTENEESCTTYNMLKVSRNLFRWTKEVSYADYYERALTNGVLGIQRGTEPGRMIYMLPLGKGVSKAVTYHGWGTPYDAFWCCYGTGIESFSKLGDSIYFQEDGDSPALYVTQYISSTLDWKSSGVSLSQTVKPVVSWDPYMRVTFTFSSSKGGVGKESTLNLRIPVWTNSESAKVSLNGQSLKVPASGNFLSIKQNWKSGDQVTMELPLSIRTEAIKDDRPEYASLQAILYGPYLLAGLTSRDWSTTTQAKDGIWISSIPETHNTHLVTLSQQSGNTSYVLSNNNQTITMEVSPAPGTQAAVASTFRLVAADSKARISSLGPEELIGSLVMIEPFDFPGMLVTDATDSSLAVQGSSSTDKETSRFRLVAGVDGKQGSVSLMLESKKGCYVCSDQTLKPGMKLKLTCDSDEKFKEAASFSLRKGMSEYNPMSFVMNGAQRNFVLSPLFSLRDETYNVYFSLQT from the exons ATGAAGTCTGGTCTCATCGTAACGATTGcgttactactactactactactacacaCAACTATTCTTGCGAAAGAGTGTACAAACACTCCTTCTCAGCTCTCATCACACACTTTCCGCGACGAGCTTCTCCGATCAAACAACGAATCTCTCAAAACAGAGATGTTCTCTCATTACCATCTCACGCCGACGGACGACTCAGCTTGGTCTAGTTTGCTGCCTAGGAAGATGCTgagagaagaggaagacgagTACGGTTGGACTCTCATGTACAGGAAGATCAAGAACTCGGATAGCAACGCCTCCGGTAGCTTTCTGAAGGACGTTTCTTTGCACGACGTTAGGCTTGACCCGGACACTTTCCACTGGAGAGCTCAGCAGACGAATCTCGAGTATCTGTTGATGTTGGATGTTGATGGTTTGACTTGGAGTTTCCGTAAAGCTGCTGGTCTTGTTGCTCCTGGTGATCCTTATGGAGGTTGGGAGAGACCAGACAGTGAACTCCGTGGACATTTTGTTG GTCACTATTTGAGTGCAACAGCATACATGTGGGCAAGTACTCATAACGATActctcaaggagaagatgactGCTCTTGTCTCAGCTTTATCTGCTTGCCAGGAGAAGGTTGGCACAGGGTATCTCTCTGCTTTCCCTTCCAGTTTTTTCGACCGCTTTGAAGCTATAAAGCCTGTCTGGGCTCCATACTACACCATCCACAAG ATTTTAGCCGGCTTGGTGGATCAGTACAAGTTGGCTGGGAACAGCCAAGCTCTGAAAATGGCAACATGGATGGCTGATTACTTCTACGTCCGTGTACGTAATGTGATAAAGCTGTACAGCGTTGAAAGACATTGGCAATCGCTTAACGAGGAGACTGGTGGCATGAATGATGTTCTCTATCAGATATACAGCATCACt GGAGATTCCAAGTATTTGTTGCTTGCACACCTCTTTGACAAGCCTTGCTTTCTTGGAGTGCTTGCAATTCAGGCTGATGATATAAGTGGATTCCACTCTAACACACATATTCCCATTGTGGTTGGCTCCCAACTCCGGTATGAAATCACTGGTGATCCACTCCATAAG GAAATCTCAATGTTCTTTATGGATATTGTCAATGCTTCTCACAGCTATGCAACCGGAGGAACATCAGTTAGTGAGTTCTG GCACGATCCTAAGAGAATGGCGACTGCGCTGCAGACTGAAAACGAGGAATCATGCACTACTTATAACATGCTCAAG GTGTCTAGGAATCTGTTTAGGTGGACAAAAGAAGTTAGCTATGCTGACTATTACGAGCGTGCTTTGACAAACGGTGTGCTTGGGATTCAAAGAGGAACCGAGCCTGGACGGATGATCTACATGCTTCCGTTGGGTAAAGGTGTTTCTAAAGCCGTGACTTATCACGGTTGGGGAACACCTTATGATGCCTTTTGGTGTTGCTATGGCACTG GAATTGAATCTTTCTCAAAACTGGGAGattctatatattttcaagaAGATGGGGACTCTCCAGCTCTTTATGTCACACAATATATATCAAGCACACTTGATTGGAAGTCTTCTGGTGTGTCGCTATCTCAGACAGTTAAACCGGTTGTGTCATGGGATCCGTACATGCGTGTGACATTCACTTTCTCTTCTTCCAAAGGG GGAGTGGGGAAGGAGTCCACTTTGAATCTAAGGATTCCTGTTTGGACAAACTCTGAAAGTGCTAAAGTATCTTTGAATGGACAATCCTTGAAAGTACCAGCTTCAG GTAACTTTCTGTCCATCAAACAGAACTGGAAATCAGGAGATCAAGTAACCATGGAGCTACCGTTAAGTATCAGAACAGAAGCTATAAAAG ATGATCGGCCGGAGTACGCATCTCTCCAGGCCATACTCTATGGCCCTTACTTGTTAGCTGGACTCACGAGCAGGGACTGGAGCACCACAACTCAAGCTAAAGATGGGATATGGATAAGCTCTATCCCTGAAACACACAACACTCACCTCGTCACACTCTCACAACAGTCTGGAAACACATCTTACGTGTTGTCAAATAACAACCAAACCATCACCATGGAAGTATCGCCAGCGCCAGGGACGCAAGCCGCCGTTGCATCAACTTTCAGGCTCGTGGCTGCTGATTCTAAAGCAAGGATATCATCATTAGGTCCAGAGGAGCTAATTGGAAGCCTAGTCATGATCGAACCGTTTGATTTCCCTGGAATGCTTGTGACGGATGCAACTGATAGCTCCCTTGCGGTTCAAGGTTCTTCTTCTACTGACAAAGAAACCTCGAGGTTTCGTTTAGTAGCTGGAGTTGATGGGAAGCAGGGGAGTGTTTCTTTGATGCTAGAGAGCAAGAAGGGTTGTTATGTGTGCAGCGATCAAACACTAAAGCCGGGGATGAAACTGAAGCTCACATGTGATTCTGATGAGAAGTTTAAAGAGGCAGCAAGCTTTAGCTTAAGGAAAGGAATGAGTGAATACAATCCGATGAGCTTCGTGATGAACGGAGCACAGAGGAACTTTGTGTTATCGCCATTGTTCAGCTTAAGAGATGAAACATACAATGTGTACTTCAGTTTACAAACTTGA
- the LOC108840866 gene encoding CLAVATA3/ESR (CLE)-related protein 40: MAAMRYKGGRVLITIFFFFSIVLLTCSHAHSSSTKSFFWLGETEVMNAMKKEKEIDVGAANEVEERQVPTGSDPLHHNHIPFTSP; the protein is encoded by the exons ATGGCGGCGATGAGATACAAAGGAGGAAGAGTCCTTatcacaatcttcttcttcttctccatcgtcCTTCTTACGTGCTCACATGCTCACTCTTCTTCTACAAAAT cGTTCTTTTGGTTAGGGGAAACAGAAGTCATGAACGCCATGAAAAAG GAGAAGGAGATTGATGTTGGAGCAGCTAATGAAGTTGAAGAGAGACAAGTTCCCACTGGATCCGACCCTCTCCATCATAACCACATTCCCTTTACTTCTCCATAG